One part of the Magallana gigas chromosome 5, xbMagGiga1.1, whole genome shotgun sequence genome encodes these proteins:
- the LOC105337353 gene encoding uncharacterized protein, with amino-acid sequence MRTCMVLHVLLLGLVNLAKTSATPAVKVSPGLETPKDVVVVGGGLAGMAAARKLSNSPDKFSVKVLEARKERYGGRVYTKREYGVRGVDGDLGSSFLNSGVPNNPLLELTKTLEIAVESTGSLQLHAPGLNKVYTAEETKHIFSELLTVVQMAVEKAKRNGNDRPLPEAIKEELPLFKTDVDKTVLAGLLSSHYVLSDKDSSTYMFNPKKDFGWDKVVVDGFDQIIDGIVSGIDAEFPIVIELQAIVRQITFDKKTNKYKIRTFDRQQHEADIVIVAVPLGILRKGEIVFGEPQKNSSSSVANMPQKWHDTVRNKLGISYSNKVLVEFDEAFWPTDVGVFTRPAESEEEAGLLQTWFNLHQLVNKPILMGSIVGPIAKTLESWSDDEVKVKVKAVLEKFFGTKVQDRTIKQLKRSAWQGDENTMGVNSYPKVGTTAEDLKILSEPRCPGLYFAGEYTITEHMNTAHGAYMSGIRAAEQVMSGYCIQQAEKEKEEKRKKKMEKKKRDKGKKKEEESEDDDEEDEDTGSEEEEEEMEMPSKPKKSKERIILSEERRKKAQERDEL; translated from the exons ATGAGAACTTGTATGGTTTTACACGTGCTTCTCTTGGGGCTCGTCAATTTAGCAAAAACGTCGGCCACACCCGCAGTTAAAGTGAGCCCTGGTTTGGAGACACCTAAAGATGTAGTTGTTGTGGGTGGGGGACTCGCAGGAATGGCTGCAGCAAGAAAGCTCAGCAATTCACCGGACAAATTCTCTGTGAAAGTCCTGGAGGCACGCAAGGAGAGATACGGTGGGCGTGTCTATACGAAAAGGGAATACGGTGTCAGAG GCGTAGATGGAGATTTGGGGTCTAGTTTTCTGAACTCTGGTGTCCCCAATAACCCTCTCTTGGAGCTTACAAAAACCCTGGAAATTGCAGTGGAGTCCACTGGTTCTTTACAGCTCCATGCTCCAGGCCTGAACAAAGTTTATACTGCAGAGGAAACCAAACACATATTTTCTGAGTTATTAACG GTGGTTCAAATGGCAGTGGAGAAGGCCAAAAGAAATGGAAATGATCGCCCACTACCTGAAGCAATCAAGGAAGAGTTACCTCTCTTTAAGACTGATGTTGACAAGACAGTTTTGGCAGGGCTGTTATCTTCTCATTATGTCTTATCAGACAAAGACTCGTCTACATACATGTTCAATCCAAAGAAGGACTTTGGCTGGGACAAAGTGGTGGTGGATGGCTTTGACCAAATTATTGATGG cATTGTCAGCGGCATTGATGCAGAGTTTCCAATAGTTATTGAACTACAGGCCATCGTTCGACAAATTACCTTTGACAAGAAAACAAATAAGTACAAAATTCGAACATTTGACCGACAGCAACATGAAGCAGACATTGTGATTGTGGCTGTTCCATTGGGAATTCTGCGGAAGGGAGAAATTGTGTTTGGGGAGCCACAAAAGAATAGTTCAAGTTCAGTAGCCAATATGCCTCAGAAATGGCATGACACAGTTCGGAACAAATTAG GAATATCTTACTCGAACAAAGTTTTGGTGGAGTTTGATGAGGCATTCTGGCCCACCGATGTTGGGGTCTTCACGAGGCCAGCAGAGAGTGAAGAAGAGGCTGGGCTTCTGCAGACCTGGTTCAACCTCCACCAACTGGTCAACAAGCCCATTCTGATGGGCAGTATTGTTGGACCTATCGCAAAAACCTTGGAGAGCTGGAGTGATGATGAAGTGAAAGTCAAAG TGAAAGCAGTTTTGGAGAAATTCTTTGGGACAAAAGTACAGGATAGAACCATTAAACAACTAAAGAGGTCTGCTTGGCAGGGAGATGAGAATACAATGGGGGTCAACTCATATCCAAAAGTGG GGACAACTGCAGAAGACTTGAAGATCTTGTCAGAGCCCAGATGCCCAGGACTGTACTTTGCAGGGGAGTACACAATCACAGAGCACATGAACACAGCCCATGGTGCCTACATGTCCGGCATCCGGGCGGCAGAACAGGTCATGTCTGGCTACTGCATACAGCAAGCTGAGAAAGAAAAGGAGGAAAAGAGGAAAAAGAAGATGGAGAAGAAGAAGAGGGATAAAGGAAAGAAGAAGGAGGAAGAGTCTGAAGATGATGATGAGGAAGATGAAGATACAGGTAGTGAGGAGGAGGAAGAGGAAATGGAGATGCCATCTAAACCAAAGAAAAGTAAGGAGCGGATCATATTGTCTGAGGAACGGAGAAAGAAGGCACAGGAGAGGGATGAACTATGA